The Blastomonas fulva genome contains a region encoding:
- the hisB gene encoding imidazoleglycerol-phosphate dehydratase HisB, whose amino-acid sequence MRSARIERKTHETDIFVEVNLDGTGQFDVSTGIGFLDHMVEQFSRHSLIDLTCRIKGDLHVDQHHTTEDCALAIGQAIVQALGDKGGIVRYGHAYSPMDETLSRVAVDISGRPFFVWKAGFTQPRLGEMDTELFEHWFHSIAQTAGLTLHIELLYGANNHHICESIYKGFARAMRSAVEIDPRKQGAIPSTKGVLGG is encoded by the coding sequence ATGCGCAGCGCCCGGATAGAACGCAAGACCCATGAAACCGACATCTTCGTCGAGGTGAATCTCGACGGGACCGGTCAGTTCGACGTCTCCACCGGCATCGGCTTTCTCGATCATATGGTGGAGCAGTTCTCGCGCCATTCGCTGATCGACTTGACCTGCCGGATCAAGGGCGACTTGCATGTCGACCAGCACCACACCACCGAGGATTGCGCGCTGGCCATCGGCCAGGCGATCGTCCAGGCGCTGGGCGACAAGGGCGGCATCGTCCGCTATGGCCATGCCTATTCGCCGATGGACGAGACGCTGAGCCGGGTTGCGGTGGATATATCGGGCCGCCCATTCTTCGTCTGGAAGGCGGGCTTCACGCAGCCCCGTTTGGGCGAGATGGACACCGAGCTGTTCGAACACTGGTTCCATTCGATCGCGCAGACCGCAGGGCTGACGCTGCACATCGAACTGCTCTACGGCGCCAACAACCATCACATCTGCGAAAGCATCTACAAGGGTTTTGCCCGCGCGATGCGGTCCGCAGTCGAGATCGACCCGCGCAAGCAGGGCGCCATTCCCTCGACCAAGGGTGTGCTGGGTGGCTGA
- a CDS encoding SspB family protein codes for MSDDAADSLIPYDEIVQEALRAVVGRVLGEVETNGLPGNHHFYITFKTKSPGVDIPRHLVERFPDEMTIVLQQKFWDLKVEKTGFAVGLSFNRVPAHLFIPYSAITAFVDPAVDFGLQFQVTGDTPPPEPHEAAENDHPGGDGDGSNVVSVDFGKRK; via the coding sequence ATGAGTGACGATGCAGCCGACAGCCTGATTCCCTATGACGAGATCGTGCAGGAAGCCCTGCGCGCTGTCGTGGGCCGGGTGCTGGGCGAGGTGGAGACCAACGGCCTCCCCGGGAACCACCATTTCTATATCACCTTCAAGACCAAATCGCCGGGTGTCGATATTCCCCGGCATCTGGTCGAGCGTTTCCCCGACGAAATGACCATCGTGCTCCAGCAGAAGTTCTGGGACCTGAAGGTTGAAAAGACGGGCTTTGCGGTGGGCCTGAGCTTCAACCGGGTGCCTGCGCACCTTTTCATCCCGTACAGCGCGATCACCGCGTTCGTCGACCCTGCGGTCGATTTCGGGCTGCAGTTCCAGGTGACCGGCGATACGCCTCCGCCCGAGCCGCACGAGGCCGCCGAAAACGACCATCCCGGCGGCGATGGCGATGGTTCCAACGTTGTCAGCGTGGATTTCGGCAAGCGCAAATAG
- the hisH gene encoding imidazole glycerol phosphate synthase subunit HisH, translating into MAERVALIDYGAGNLHSVHNALKAAGAPDIAVSADPDIVRNADRIVLPGVGAFAACMGGLAAIPGMIDALEARVLGDRVPFLGICVGMQLLATRGVEHGVHAGLGWIPGEVRLIEAAPGIKVPHMGWNDVVPEAGAPLIAHGEAYFLHSYHFVAADESHVAARTDHGGPVTAAVARDNIIGVQFHPEKSQAYGLDLLRRFLDWSWP; encoded by the coding sequence GTGGCTGAGCGCGTTGCGCTGATCGATTACGGCGCGGGCAATCTGCACAGCGTCCACAACGCGCTGAAGGCGGCAGGCGCTCCCGACATCGCGGTGTCGGCCGATCCCGATATTGTGCGCAACGCCGACCGGATCGTTCTGCCCGGTGTGGGCGCCTTCGCCGCCTGCATGGGCGGGCTTGCGGCTATTCCGGGAATGATCGATGCCCTGGAAGCCCGGGTGCTGGGCGACAGGGTGCCGTTCCTTGGCATCTGTGTCGGCATGCAGCTGCTCGCGACGCGGGGCGTGGAGCATGGCGTGCATGCGGGCCTCGGATGGATTCCCGGCGAGGTTCGGCTGATCGAGGCCGCACCCGGCATCAAGGTGCCGCATATGGGCTGGAACGATGTCGTGCCCGAAGCAGGTGCGCCGCTGATTGCGCATGGCGAGGCCTACTTCCTGCACAGCTATCACTTTGTCGCCGCCGATGAGTCGCATGTCGCCGCGCGCACCGATCATGGCGGACCTGTCACAGCTGCCGTGGCGCGGGACAACATCATCGGCGTTCAATTTCATCCGGAAAAGAGCCAGGCCTACGGACTGGACCTGCTCCGGCGCTTTCTTGACTGGAGCTGGCCATGA